From Pseudomonas sp. LS1212, the proteins below share one genomic window:
- a CDS encoding SulP family inorganic anion transporter: MSDSNASPPLPEPGRIARRVKAGDQTGWGHWMPGLQTLRGYQTAWLRHDIMAGLVLTTMLVPVGIAYAQASGLPGIYGLYATIIPLLAYALFGPSRILVLGPDSSLVAVILAVVLPLSGGDPQRAVALAGMMAIVSGTVCILAGVARLGFVTELLSKPIRYGYMNGIALTVLISQLPKLFGLSIETDGPLRNLWAIATAVMEGKTNWTTFMVGAATLAVILLLKGYKRLPGILIAVAGATVAVGVLDLAARAGVSVLGSLPQGLPGFAIPWINTTDIVPVLIGGCAVALISFADTSVLSRVYAARTRTYVDPNQEMVGLGIANLAAGFFQGFPISSSSSRTPVAEAAGARTQLTGVVGALAVALLLLVAPNLLQHLPTSALAAVVIASAIGLIEVSDLRRIYRIQRWEFWLSIACTVGVAVFGAIEGIGLAIVIAVIEFLWDGWRPYCAVLGRVEGIKGYHDIKRYPDARLIPGLVLFRWDAPLFFANAELFHDRVLDAVAVSPTPVRWLVVAAEPVTSVDVTSADMLAELIETLQAADIELCVAEMKDPVKDKLKRIGLFARLGEQAFFPTVGAAVDSYLLIHPVDGNAEGR; this comes from the coding sequence ATGAGCGATTCCAATGCTTCGCCCCCCCTCCCGGAGCCGGGTCGGATTGCACGGCGAGTGAAGGCGGGTGATCAGACCGGTTGGGGGCACTGGATGCCGGGGCTGCAGACGCTGCGCGGATACCAAACGGCCTGGTTGCGGCACGACATCATGGCCGGACTGGTGCTGACCACCATGCTGGTGCCTGTCGGTATCGCCTACGCACAAGCTTCAGGCCTCCCCGGCATCTATGGCCTCTACGCGACCATCATCCCGCTACTCGCTTACGCGTTGTTCGGGCCTAGCCGGATTCTCGTGCTGGGCCCGGACTCCTCATTGGTGGCGGTCATCCTCGCCGTCGTCCTGCCACTCTCCGGCGGCGATCCGCAACGCGCGGTTGCCCTTGCGGGCATGATGGCAATCGTATCGGGGACGGTATGCATCCTGGCCGGGGTGGCGCGTCTTGGCTTTGTCACCGAGCTTCTATCCAAACCGATCCGCTACGGGTACATGAACGGGATAGCGCTGACCGTATTGATCAGCCAACTGCCCAAGCTCTTCGGCTTATCGATCGAAACCGACGGACCGCTGAGAAACCTGTGGGCCATCGCCACAGCGGTGATGGAGGGAAAGACCAACTGGACCACGTTCATGGTCGGTGCTGCCACCCTGGCGGTAATCCTGCTGCTCAAGGGCTACAAGCGCCTGCCAGGCATCCTGATCGCCGTGGCAGGCGCGACCGTCGCCGTTGGTGTGCTGGACCTTGCCGCGCGCGCCGGAGTGTCGGTCCTCGGCTCCCTCCCGCAAGGCCTGCCCGGGTTCGCCATCCCCTGGATCAACACCACCGATATCGTCCCCGTCCTGATCGGCGGTTGCGCCGTGGCCCTTATCTCGTTCGCCGACACCAGCGTACTCTCGCGTGTCTATGCGGCGCGGACCCGCACCTATGTCGACCCGAACCAGGAGATGGTGGGGCTTGGCATCGCCAACCTCGCCGCCGGATTCTTTCAGGGCTTTCCCATCTCCAGCAGTTCGTCGCGTACGCCCGTGGCCGAAGCGGCAGGGGCCAGAACCCAGCTGACCGGCGTTGTCGGCGCGCTTGCCGTGGCCTTGCTGCTGCTGGTAGCGCCCAACCTGCTGCAACATCTACCTACCAGCGCACTGGCTGCGGTGGTGATTGCATCGGCCATTGGCTTGATCGAGGTCAGTGACCTGCGGCGAATTTATCGCATCCAGCGCTGGGAGTTCTGGCTATCAATCGCCTGTACGGTCGGCGTGGCCGTGTTCGGCGCGATTGAGGGCATCGGCCTTGCGATCGTGATTGCCGTCATCGAATTCCTGTGGGATGGCTGGCGTCCGTATTGCGCGGTGCTTGGACGCGTCGAGGGTATCAAGGGCTACCATGACATCAAGCGCTATCCCGACGCGCGCCTGATCCCCGGGCTGGTTCTGTTTCGCTGGGACGCCCCCTTGTTCTTCGCCAACGCCGAGCTGTTCCATGACCGAGTGCTGGATGCAGTGGCCGTATCTCCTACGCCAGTGCGTTGGCTGGTAGTGGCGGCGGAACCGGTCACCAGCGTGGACGTGACCTCCGCCGACATGCTGGCCGAATTGATCGAAACCTTGCAGGCGGCTGACATCGAGTTGTGCGTTGCCGAAATGAAGGATCCCGTCAAGGACAAGCTCAAGCGAATCGGGCTGTTCGCGCGGCTTGGCGAACAGGCGTTTTTTCCTACTGTAGGTGCCGCCGTCGACAGCTATCTATTGATCCATCCGGTTGACGGGAACGCTGAGGGTCGCTGA